From Methanococcus voltae, one genomic window encodes:
- a CDS encoding bile acid:sodium symporter family protein — MYQILTVFSDIFENIKRLAENYFALWVILGSIIGFFNADVFSWALPHISLFLGIIMFGMGMSLNFNDFKIVFQRPKDVLLGMGLQFTLMPLLAYIIAVALQLPPELAVGVILLGCCPGGTASNVITYLARGDVALSVAITTVSTIIAPLITPILTLILAHQWVGIPASSMIQSIFLIVLLPVTLGLVLNGLMGEKLEPFRSSMPLVSVIAIVLIVGAIIGVNADKIITSGLLVLLAVILHNGLGLLISYGITKKLGVSEAKRRAIVVEVGVQNSGLSVALATQYFSPFSAVPGAIFSVWHNITGPILANYWTKKDREMEGRLSKKQSLIDVGIKNYENKPKAKK; from the coding sequence ATGTACCAAATATTAACCGTCTTTTCAGACATATTTGAAAATATAAAAAGACTTGCGGAAAATTATTTTGCATTATGGGTTATATTGGGCTCAATAATTGGATTTTTTAACGCAGATGTTTTTTCGTGGGCTTTACCACATATATCATTGTTTTTAGGAATTATAATGTTTGGTATGGGGATGAGTCTTAATTTTAATGATTTTAAGATAGTTTTCCAAAGACCGAAAGATGTTTTATTAGGTATGGGCTTACAATTTACGTTAATGCCCCTTTTAGCATATATTATTGCAGTAGCTTTGCAATTGCCTCCTGAATTGGCTGTGGGTGTAATCTTATTAGGTTGTTGTCCTGGAGGAACAGCTTCAAACGTAATTACGTACCTTGCAAGGGGAGATGTGGCTCTCTCTGTAGCAATTACAACAGTTTCTACGATTATAGCACCATTAATAACTCCAATATTGACTTTAATACTTGCTCATCAATGGGTGGGTATTCCAGCTTCTTCAATGATACAGTCAATATTTTTAATTGTACTTTTACCTGTAACATTGGGTTTAGTCCTAAATGGATTAATGGGCGAAAAATTAGAACCTTTTAGGTCATCAATGCCGTTAGTATCCGTAATAGCTATTGTTTTAATTGTTGGGGCAATCATTGGTGTAAATGCGGATAAAATAATTACTTCTGGACTTTTGGTACTACTTGCAGTTATTTTGCACAATGGGCTCGGTTTATTAATTAGCTATGGAATTACAAAAAAATTAGGCGTCTCAGAAGCTAAAAGAAGGGCGATAGTGGTTGAAGTAGGTGTTCAAAACTCTGGTTTATCCGTAGCACTGGCAACACAGTATTTTTCACCGTTTTCAGCAGTTCCAGGTGCAATATTCAGTGTTTGGCACAATATAACAGGGCCAATATTGGCTAATTATTGGACTAAAAAAGACAGGGAAATGGAAGGTAGGTTATCAAAAAAACAAAGTTTGATAGATGTAGGCATAAAAAATTATGAAAATAAACCTAAAGCTAAAAAATAA
- a CDS encoding MoaD/ThiS family protein produces the protein MDNLNNLDKNNIIKIIINHNNANKTIELKKNSTVGDIIKLMQLEDVLIIKNGEILSNDDIVQENDKLRVLPVVSGG, from the coding sequence TTGGATAATTTAAACAATCTGGATAAAAACAATATAATTAAAATCATAATAAATCACAACAATGCAAATAAAACGATAGAACTTAAAAAAAATAGTACTGTGGGCGATATCATTAAATTAATGCAATTAGAAGATGTATTGATAATTAAAAATGGTGAAATACTATCTAACGATGATATAGTACAAGAAAACGACAAATTACGAGTATTGCCCGTAGTTTCCGGAGGATAA